TAAGCACTTCTGCACACCACCAACTTCTTGAATTacaaaaaaactattaacagCTTGGATCACGCTCTCTTTCATCAGAATTAATTCTAAGAGTTAGAAGCAACTCATGGAAGCTTCTCCTCAGAATTAACTGTGACTCCGGAATCAATTGTAGATGAGTTTTCAATCATGCAAAGAGTCTAACACACGCTTTACAAAGAAAAGCAAAAAAGAGTTGCTTTACCTTCTTTTATTATGGACAAACATCAATTACACAGGCAATCATTAACCTCAATCAAATCAGAATTCACTGGGAAGAGGTGCATGCTCATGAGAGCGAATGAACACATTGCCATAGATGAGGCCAGCTAAACCACCACCAATGAGAGGTCCAACCCAGTAGATCCAGATGTCATGAAAGTTGCCACTAACAACTGCAGGGCCAAAGGAGCGAGCCGGGTTCATCGACCCGCCTGAAAATGGCCCTGCAGCCAATATATTGGCACCAACAATGAAACCAATGGCAATGGGTGCAATGGTGCCCAATGAGCCCTTCTTAGGGTCAGCTGCTGTGGCATACACCGTGTAGACCAACCCAAATGTGATGATGATCTCAGTGACAACTCCTTCAAAAGCTCCAACTCCAGCGGCCAGACCGTGGACGGGAGTTTCCTGGCAACAAAATAATACTAGTTTGGCTTATAATTTCAACAAAAATGAACTGAAGATTTAAGATTTTGATATGACATTCTTTAGTTTTATTCTTGGATTGGTATATGGAGGGTACCATATGTACATATTTCTATCATGCCCCATCTTAAGTTCTTAACCATATATTATACCCATGTCCCATTAGTAGTGTGACTGTGTATGGATAGTTATGCATGAAACTTTTGGTGCAAGAAAGAGATTTGCCATGTGGTAGTTCGTAATAGTGTGTTTGAAGTTATTAATTTCTGGATGACAATATAGATGTTCAGGACTCATTTCGGTTTTTGGAAATTGATTCCGATCCCATAATCAGTTCTGGAGTAAGCTTAGAGAGAGTAGTTTCTGCGTTgaacataatcaattatgagatTTAATTTTACAACTGGATTTCAGGTTATTCCTACAAAAGTTAAAATTTTCACTCATTTATCCAAATATAAATCATATCACTTTCAACTCGCTTTAAATCACCTCTATCATATTCAATATtagtaaaatcaattttattcaaaattaattctgataaCGCCGATCCAAACAACACTATGTGTTTGGAAATTCTGCAGGTTTCCACATTGTGAAGAGAATTAATCATGGGAAAAGCTACTCTAAGTAGCTTATATGGGGAAGAAGTGATTCTAGAAGGTTTTaacatgaaaccaaacatgctcGTCCGGTTTAAACTTACCAAGCCTCCTGTGACATAGTGGAGTAGAAAACATGCCACTATGGAGCCAAGAAGCTGTGCAATCCAGTAGAAGATACCAGTGAGGATGGTGATCTGGCCACCAAGAGCCAATCCAAAGGTCACAGCAGGGTTGACATGGCCACCAGAAATATTGGCACCAACAGAAACAGCAACAAATAGAGCAAAAGCATGACAAACAGCAATTGCTACTAACCCAGCTGGATCGAGAGCAGCATCTGATGTCACCTTACctacaaataaaaaagaaaaagaaaaaaccagACATACAGAAGTCAAAATGGTTTCATAATTCATAATCTTCTATTAACTTCTCAACTGTATTTAAGGGTTATATATTTTATGGTTTCTCATGCAGTGATTGAGGAGAGGCTTGTTTGATTAATATGTTTGGATTTCTATTTAACACAATGCTGATCCACGTTTGAGCCAATGTGGCAAAATCTTCTCTGTTGATGTGCTGGGACATGTGTTTTCAACGCAAACCGGAAACTAAACAGGCACTGAGACAGATTTTTATTGAATTCTCTTGTAAAGCAGAGAAAACTAACCATAGGCTATTGCTGAACCAACACCAGCAAAAACAAAGAGCAAGGTTGAGATGAACTCAGCAATATAGGCCTTGATTGAGCCCAAACTGAAAGAATCATCTAAGCGTCCAAATGCTATACCACCCATCTTCACAAGGTTTCTACTTTCTAGGGAAACAGTTAAAGAATGAGGATAAGGAATAAGGAATGTAGCACAAAAGGCTTCACTTGTGGGTTATATATATAGCAGAAGTTGCCAGATACAGTATTATAAgtcttatttatttaataagttGATTGAAGTTATATACTATTATTTCTCTGTATGGGAATATGGTTTTGTACAACATGTCCATGCATATCCAATCAAGTCTTTTACTGGCAAAATTAGCTGGCATGGCATGCTTTATTAGAAATGTCCAGAAGCAAATGAATGATTCTCCATGTGATCAAGGGAATGGTGTGTTTGGTGGGGTAGAATGTGAGGGAAATAATCATAAAAGGGAAGTGGGAGTGGAGAACATGAATAGCTTTGGGCCACAATTAGCACCGTCCATGCTCTAAAGAATAGCAAAGAGGTagcagaatttcaaaattagtGAATAGAAATTGGTTGGTGATCATAATTTAACGAATCAATGTGTCACATATTGGTGGTTTAGGTCTATAGTTATTGGATAATGGTCGGCTAATTGGTGCTATATAATAAAGAAATCTTCATGGACTTTGTGCTTTTTGGCACTTCTGTTTGTTAGAAGTTTTAGAAAATAAAGGTCAGGTTAATTATGTTTGTGTCATCATTAATTTATATACACCAACAAACCccattattaatttatgttatcttatatttcaaaaaaaaaattatgttatcTTAGAAAAAATGGTACTTTTggatatttaatttaatgttctTCTTTTGTCCTTTGGTATTGGCCAAAAGTAAAGTGGCTAGTGAATGGTTCATGCAAATTGCCATGGTAAAACACAAATTACTGTTGCAGAATTCACTCTAATACTGAGAAACTTTCGAGaaagttacatttttttttgttacatggaGGGCTATGCCCGAAAGCTAAAAAGAACTATACTAAGATAGTGCGGGGAAAGTGATTCCCAACCGATCAAATAACAAGAGATTCAAGCAACTAGGAGGAGGGGTTTCATAGCAGTGTAACCCCAAACTGAGGGCATGAGAAGCATTTGCCAGGCAATCAGCAACTTGGTTCACCTCACGTCGGACATGAACACAAACAACATTCCAGTCCCGAGCCAGGTAGACACGGATCTGATTCACAAGGGACGCGTACGGGTGAAGGATAGCACAACCCTCATTTATCAGATTCACTGCAACTAGAGAGTCACTCTTAACCATGATCCTACGCCAACCTCTATCCCAGGCTAGAGTCACCATGGTGAAGATCGCCCAAAGCTCAGTCCAAAGGACGTTGGATGAGCCCAGGTTTAAGGCATACAAGTAACCGGCAAATAACCCATGAATGTGTGATTTAGATGGGATATACTTGACTTCTCTTAACCAATGTTTCAGGTTCGAGAGTCTTGTGAATGGAAAAAATTTCTGCTATAAGAGCTAGTTTCTTCATGATGTGAATGTTCCCAACTCAAACATAAATGTTTTTAGTGAAGAATAAAAGTAACCAGGTTATCAAAGTAATTCATTTTGTATATGTAATAAACTCTCCTAAAACCAAGAAAGGACGCACCACTAAAATGATACATACATAAGTGACCTTCATTAGGGTGTTCACTGTTCAGGATGAGGGAGGAGGAATGGAAGAGAATGTTCCATCAACAACGTAACTCTAGTCAAAACATACAAGAAAATACTGAGTGAGGCTAATCAAAGTAGTTTTTTACCTGATGCACTTTTCTGTGAATGTAATTAAGGTTTTATCATATTGCAGGAGCACATGTTTTGTCTTAATTGCAGATTATAAATTAGTTGGAATCCTTATCTGTCTACTGTTGCCAATAAAATAGAGCCATCAGATTACAGAATAAAACATGAACATATCCTGCACAAGAGGCAATAATGCTTGTTTAAGCCCCGAACATTCATATTTTTCGTGGGATAACTTTCTTAAcggagtttttttttctttccaataTACAAGACTTATATTTGAGACATTGTTTAAGGggaatataaattttttatatagtATAAGTTCAATATAAATAGTCGAAGCttgcataaaattaaaattggatAGAACATTGTTTTCTTTGATGGAGAAATTTCCTGTCCTAGTTTGGATAAACTTGCTTTCAATATTTTGCCACATCTGATTCTAGAGCgacttcaaaatcaaaatgataCAGGGATCTGGCTTTCAATTTCAGGGAGAACAAGCTGGTGTTCCTTGTTTCATAAAAGTATCACTTGCACGTTAAAGTCATGGTATTTGACAAGGAAAATACCATGATTCTTGGAATAATATAATTTCCTCTGGAATTttttgataaaatatttttagaaTTACAGCTTGAGAAAATCCCTTTGAATGCTTTTTGGGAGTGGCATTGCCAATGCAATGATGGATCTTAGCAGGAGACATTAAAACATGGATTGAAGTGAAACAAAAAGACAGTAACGCAAAGACCCATTGTGATCAAATGTGACCGATGGCTTTCATTGTAATAGTTC
This portion of the Lotus japonicus ecotype B-129 chromosome 3, LjGifu_v1.2 genome encodes:
- the LOC130745927 gene encoding aquaporin TIP2-1-like isoform X1, which translates into the protein MGGIAFGRLDDSFSLGSIKAYIAEFISTLLFVFAGVGSAIAYGKVTSDAALDPAGLVAIAVCHAFALFVAVSVGANISGGHVNPAVTFGLALGGQITILTGIFYWIAQLLGSIVACFLLHYVTGGLETPVHGLAAGVGAFEGVVTEIIITFGLVYTVYATAADPKKGSLGTIAPIAIGFIVGANILAAGPFSGGSMNPARSFGPAVVSGNFHDIWIYWVGPLIGGGLAGLIYGNVFIRSHEHAPLPSEF
- the LOC130745927 gene encoding aquaporin TIP2-1-like isoform X2 — encoded protein: MGGIAFGRLDDSFSLGSIKAYIAEFISTLLFVFAGVGSAIAYGKVTSDAALDPAGLVAIAVCHAFALFVAVSVGANISGGHVNPAVTFGLALGGQITILTGIFYWIAQLLGSIVACFLLHYVTGGLYYFVARKLPSTVWPLELELLKELSLRSSSHLGWSTRCMPQQLTLRRAHWAPLHPLPLVSLLVPIYWLQGHFQAGR